The proteins below come from a single Chryseobacterium bernardetii genomic window:
- a CDS encoding thymidylate synthase → MQNYLDLLQHILDNGTDKTDRTGTGTRSVFGYQLRYDLSKGFPLVTTKKVHLKSIIYELLWFLKGDTNIKYLKDNGVSIWDEWADENGDLGPVYGAQWRSWHGADGKVVDQITEVIDQIKKNPDSRRLIVSAWNVAEIPNMALAPCHALFQFYVADGKLSLQLYQRSADVFLGVPFNIASYALLLMMVAQVCDLEVGDYVHSFGDVHIYNNHFEQVNRQLSRETRPLPAMKLNPEVKNIFDFDFEDFTLENYNPHPGIKAPVAI, encoded by the coding sequence ATGCAGAATTACCTGGATCTTTTACAGCATATTTTAGACAACGGAACTGATAAAACCGATAGAACCGGCACCGGTACAAGAAGTGTATTCGGGTATCAGTTAAGATATGATCTTTCTAAAGGATTTCCATTGGTAACTACTAAAAAAGTACATTTAAAATCCATTATTTATGAATTGCTTTGGTTCCTTAAAGGAGATACCAATATCAAATACCTTAAAGATAACGGAGTAAGCATCTGGGATGAATGGGCAGATGAAAATGGTGATTTAGGACCTGTTTACGGAGCACAGTGGAGAAGCTGGCACGGAGCAGACGGAAAAGTTGTGGATCAGATCACAGAAGTAATTGATCAGATTAAAAAGAACCCGGATTCAAGAAGGCTGATTGTTTCCGCATGGAATGTAGCTGAGATCCCTAATATGGCACTGGCACCTTGTCATGCATTATTCCAGTTTTATGTAGCAGACGGAAAACTATCATTACAGCTTTATCAGAGAAGCGCAGATGTCTTCCTTGGCGTTCCTTTCAATATTGCGAGCTATGCGTTGTTACTGATGATGGTTGCACAGGTTTGTGACCTCGAGGTAGGAGATTATGTTCACAGTTTTGGAGATGTTCATATTTACAACAATCATTTTGAACAGGTAAACAGACAGCTTTCAAGAGAGACAAGACCACTTCCTGCCATGAAGCTGAATCCTGAAGTTAAAAATATCTTCGATTTCGATTTTGAAGATTTTACATTGGAAAATTATAATCCACATCCAGGAATTAAAGCGCCTGTAGCAATTTAA
- a CDS encoding alpha-amylase family glycosyl hydrolase has translation MKKLILLTVIGLGIVSCTTQKNTRRMTELPKDWKHNTNIYEVNIRQYTQEGTFKAFAKEMPRLKAMGVKTLWFMPITPIAQQNKKGSLGSPYAAADYTSINPEFGTMEDFKAMVNEAHRLGFKVIIDWVANHTGWDHVWTKTHPEFYLKDADGKFHMASGMDDIIELDYKNQEMRKAMIDAMKFWVTETDIDGFRCDLASWVEVDFWEQARPEVEKIKPLFWLGEFDELESPEYGKVFDASYSWKWMHKSADYYKKNEPLQELKDLLIQYSNIGDQSMRAWFTANHDENSWNGTEYEKYAVIAKPMAVFSATWNGVPLLYSGQELPNMKRLEFFEKDPIKWTKTYQVADFYKTLLDLKSSNPALRGGDPNVTTYLLNTTANDKILVYVRKNGKDEVLVVLNMSKEPVSFNIEDGNLSGTFRNVFEKTKRNFDEGKDFNFKVSEYAVFEK, from the coding sequence ATGAAGAAATTAATTTTATTAACCGTAATTGGTCTGGGAATTGTTTCCTGTACCACTCAAAAAAATACAAGAAGGATGACAGAACTGCCAAAAGATTGGAAACACAATACTAATATCTACGAAGTAAATATCAGACAATATACCCAGGAAGGAACTTTCAAAGCATTTGCAAAAGAAATGCCCCGACTGAAAGCGATGGGCGTGAAGACCCTTTGGTTTATGCCTATTACTCCCATTGCCCAGCAAAATAAAAAAGGAAGTCTGGGAAGTCCTTATGCTGCTGCAGATTATACCTCCATCAATCCGGAATTCGGGACAATGGAGGATTTCAAAGCAATGGTGAATGAAGCTCACAGGCTGGGTTTTAAAGTGATTATAGACTGGGTAGCCAATCACACAGGCTGGGATCATGTATGGACAAAAACACATCCAGAATTTTACCTGAAAGATGCCGATGGAAAATTCCATATGGCTTCCGGAATGGATGATATTATTGAACTGGATTATAAAAATCAGGAAATGCGTAAGGCTATGATTGATGCTATGAAATTCTGGGTAACGGAAACTGATATTGACGGTTTCAGATGTGACCTTGCATCATGGGTGGAAGTAGATTTCTGGGAGCAGGCACGCCCGGAAGTAGAAAAAATAAAACCACTTTTCTGGTTAGGAGAATTTGATGAACTGGAAAGTCCGGAGTATGGAAAAGTTTTTGATGCCAGTTATTCCTGGAAATGGATGCATAAATCTGCAGATTACTATAAAAAGAACGAACCACTTCAGGAACTTAAAGATTTACTGATACAATATTCCAATATCGGAGATCAGTCAATGAGAGCATGGTTTACCGCCAATCATGATGAAAACTCATGGAATGGTACAGAATATGAAAAATATGCAGTTATTGCAAAACCTATGGCTGTATTTTCAGCTACATGGAATGGCGTTCCGTTATTGTACTCAGGCCAGGAGCTCCCCAATATGAAAAGACTCGAATTTTTCGAGAAAGACCCGATAAAATGGACCAAAACCTACCAGGTTGCCGATTTCTATAAAACATTATTGGATTTAAAATCTTCCAACCCTGCTTTAAGAGGTGGTGATCCGAATGTAACCACTTATTTGCTGAATACAACAGCGAATGACAAAATTCTTGTCTATGTAAGGAAAAATGGAAAAGACGAAGTGCTGGTTGTTTTAAATATGTCAAAAGAACCTGTCAGTTTTAATATTGAAGACGGGAACCTGTCGGGAACTTTCAGGAATGTTTTCGAAAAAACAAAAAGAAACTTTGATGAAGGTAAGGATTTCAATTTCAAAGTTTCAGAGTATGCAGTATTTGAAAAATAA
- a CDS encoding ISAon1 family transposase, giving the protein MAACSERHTHDKGFSRLLKKKLADTKALPLKVIAEFFGIKGKSFQRQYKNKLSEYHSWEQKPHAEDWIIYPENVSASLSLDEVALSDGELYTVLTSKKAKGRKGSIVAMIKGTQSDFVITHLLKISRKLRMKVNEITLDMAGSMKRIAQRCFPDAVQVIDRFHVQKLSIEALQEIRIRHRWEAIEMENNPFNSHSAETEVFANGDTRKQLLARSRYLLYKSREKWTLSQKQRASILFTQYPDLEQAYELTDGLRKIYNQNISKSVAMTKLAHWFRNVEEADFKSFSTLRKTIMNHYRNILNYFDQRSTNAAAESFNAKIKNFRMQLRGVKDRTFFIFRLAKLFA; this is encoded by the coding sequence CTGGCAGCTTGTAGCGAAAGGCACACGCATGACAAAGGATTTAGCAGGCTTCTTAAAAAAAAATTAGCAGACACTAAAGCTCTTCCCCTAAAAGTTATAGCAGAATTTTTCGGGATCAAAGGCAAGAGCTTCCAGAGGCAATACAAGAATAAGCTCAGCGAATATCATAGCTGGGAACAAAAACCGCACGCAGAGGACTGGATCATTTACCCTGAAAATGTCTCAGCCTCCTTATCTTTAGACGAAGTAGCATTATCTGATGGAGAACTTTATACCGTTCTTACCTCCAAAAAAGCAAAAGGGAGAAAAGGAAGTATTGTTGCTATGATAAAAGGTACCCAAAGTGATTTTGTCATCACACATCTTTTGAAGATCAGCAGAAAACTTCGGATGAAGGTAAACGAAATTACATTGGATATGGCGGGTTCCATGAAGCGTATTGCCCAACGCTGCTTTCCTGATGCAGTACAGGTTATTGATCGTTTTCATGTTCAGAAGCTGTCCATAGAGGCCCTTCAGGAGATCAGGATCAGGCATCGCTGGGAGGCTATTGAAATGGAAAACAATCCTTTTAACAGTCACTCAGCTGAAACAGAAGTTTTTGCAAACGGAGATACCCGGAAACAGCTCCTGGCAAGAAGCAGGTATTTACTATATAAAAGCCGTGAGAAATGGACTCTGTCCCAGAAACAAAGAGCTTCGATCCTTTTTACCCAGTATCCTGATCTGGAACAGGCATATGAATTGACTGATGGACTTAGAAAAATTTATAACCAGAATATTTCGAAATCTGTAGCAATGACTAAACTGGCCCATTGGTTTAGAAATGTGGAAGAAGCAGATTTTAAATCTTTTTCTACCTTAAGAAAAACAATAATGAATCATTATAGAAATATTCTCAACTACTTTGATCAAAGAAGCACCAATGCTGCTGCTGAATCTTTCAATGCGAAAATAAAAAACTTCAGAATGCAGCTCAGAGGAGTAAAAGACAGAACCTTTTTTATCTTCAGATTAGCTAAACTTTTTGCCTAG
- a CDS encoding ISAon1 family transposase N-terminal region protein encodes MLSDHDLLKLLLPEFLVEHFDILKAETHDAELHIYFEERNSIPHEFKERRFESKGFLPEIIVDDYPLRGKIVKLHVKRRRWTDKSSGEILQRDWQLVAKGTRMTKDLAGFLKKN; translated from the coding sequence ATGTTAAGCGATCACGACCTTCTTAAATTATTACTTCCGGAATTTTTAGTAGAGCACTTTGATATCCTCAAAGCAGAAACTCATGATGCAGAACTTCATATTTATTTTGAAGAAAGAAACAGTATTCCCCATGAATTTAAAGAAAGGAGATTTGAATCCAAGGGCTTTTTACCTGAAATCATTGTAGATGATTATCCATTACGGGGTAAAATCGTAAAGCTCCATGTGAAAAGAAGAAGATGGACAGATAAATCCTCCGGTGAGATCCTTCAGAGAGACTGGCAGCTTGTAGCGAAAGGCACACGCATGACAAAGGATTTAGCAGGCTTCTTAAAAAAAAATTAG
- a CDS encoding IS1096 element passenger TnpR family protein, translating into MVYKIRVILDAKEDIFRDVEVKGKQTLWNLHLGIKSAFSLQGDELSTFNLLEDDGTIVKSVPLEDMSDDGDGEIMSDVYIDEAFENVGDKAQFQYGLLDLWEFFCELVEVIEETKGVNYPITVYRFGNVPLKAPSKNGNSGGKKKSALPLVDDEFGFDDDFVAGGNFVDEDDSFDDEEEEDYNDDVFDDEDDNDDER; encoded by the coding sequence ATGGTTTACAAAATCCGCGTAATATTAGATGCGAAAGAGGATATTTTCCGTGATGTTGAAGTTAAGGGAAAACAAACGTTATGGAACTTACATTTAGGAATTAAAAGTGCATTCAGTCTGCAGGGAGATGAGCTTTCTACTTTTAATCTGTTGGAAGATGACGGAACGATCGTAAAAAGTGTCCCATTGGAAGATATGAGTGATGATGGTGATGGCGAGATCATGTCAGATGTTTACATTGATGAGGCTTTTGAAAATGTAGGTGACAAAGCACAGTTCCAGTACGGGCTTCTTGATCTTTGGGAATTCTTCTGTGAGCTTGTAGAAGTGATTGAGGAAACAAAAGGAGTAAACTACCCGATCACAGTATACCGATTTGGAAATGTTCCATTGAAGGCTCCCAGCAAAAACGGAAATTCAGGAGGGAAGAAGAAATCAGCATTGCCATTGGTAGATGATGAGTTCGGTTTTGATGATGATTTCGTTGCAGGAGGAAATTTTGTAGATGAAGACGACAGTTTCGATGACGAGGAAGAAGAAGACTACAATGACGATGTCTTTGATGATGAGGATGACAATGACGACGAAAGATAA
- a CDS encoding sensor histidine kinase, translating to MKFYRLTLVASCLLTLVMLLLGIVFDSLKDIYYETPLFKTGLLICIVLIFIINCVVLELLFNYYGRKQVKGLSGILPQEMVHDNDENITIKELGERFSDLNQQRATEIDMMKEMESYRKEYIGNVSHELKTPLFSIQGYVETLRDGGVDNLTIRDKYLERIDKSVERLIAIVTDLDMINRLEAGEINLTISKFDVNLLIKEIFDLLEFEAEKHNTTLQIQTLHPQIFVEADKQKISQVFINLISNAIHYANRQEAKVIVKTSILKNKVLIEVIDNGMGIKSEILPRIFERFYRVETSRSRREGGSGLGLAIVKHILEAHNENITVESVYLEGTKFSFMLEKSK from the coding sequence TTGAAATTTTACAGACTTACGCTTGTCGCCTCTTGTCTGTTGACATTGGTGATGCTGTTGTTAGGGATCGTTTTCGATTCACTTAAAGATATTTATTATGAGACCCCTTTATTTAAGACGGGTCTTTTAATCTGTATTGTCCTGATCTTTATTATCAACTGTGTAGTATTGGAGCTGCTCTTTAATTATTACGGAAGGAAGCAGGTGAAAGGACTTTCCGGAATCCTCCCTCAGGAAATGGTTCATGATAATGATGAAAATATAACCATTAAAGAATTAGGAGAAAGATTTTCAGACCTTAATCAGCAGAGAGCTACCGAAATTGATATGATGAAGGAAATGGAAAGTTACCGTAAAGAATACATCGGTAACGTTTCCCATGAACTTAAAACACCGTTATTTTCTATACAAGGTTACGTTGAAACCTTAAGAGATGGAGGAGTGGATAATCTTACCATTCGTGATAAATACCTTGAGCGAATTGATAAATCTGTAGAAAGGCTTATTGCCATCGTTACAGATCTTGATATGATTAACAGGCTTGAAGCCGGAGAAATTAACCTTACCATTTCCAAATTTGATGTTAACCTGCTGATTAAAGAGATCTTTGATCTCCTGGAATTTGAAGCCGAAAAACATAATACCACATTACAGATCCAGACCCTGCACCCACAGATTTTTGTAGAGGCCGATAAACAAAAGATCTCCCAGGTCTTTATTAACCTTATTTCCAATGCCATTCACTATGCCAACAGACAGGAAGCAAAAGTGATTGTTAAGACCAGTATTTTAAAAAATAAAGTACTGATTGAAGTTATTGATAACGGAATGGGAATTAAATCTGAAATCCTTCCAAGAATCTTCGAACGTTTTTACCGTGTGGAAACCAGCAGAAGCAGAAGGGAAGGCGGTTCCGGATTAGGACTTGCCATTGTAAAACATATCCTTGAGGCTCATAACGAAAACATTACCGTAGAAAGCGTTTATCTTGAAGGAACGAAATTCAGTTTTATGCTCGAAAAAAGTAAATAA
- a CDS encoding response regulator transcription factor, translated as MSQKKILLIDDELDILEILSYNLEKEGYDIYTATNGNEGIEKAKEIIPDLILLDVMMPEKDGIETCQELRKVKELQKTLIVFLSARSEEFSQLAGFQAGANDYVVKLIKPKILISKVNALLQLTSQVSDNAKLIEIGDLVIDKDNFRVSKSGQQFLLPKKEFDLLYLLASNTEKVFKREEILEKVWGNDVIVGERTIDVHIRRLREKLGINTIQTLKGIGYKLIV; from the coding sequence ATGAGTCAAAAGAAAATACTCTTAATAGACGACGAACTGGACATTTTAGAGATTCTGTCTTACAACCTGGAAAAAGAAGGATATGATATCTATACCGCTACTAACGGTAATGAAGGAATAGAAAAAGCAAAGGAAATTATTCCTGACCTTATTCTGCTGGATGTAATGATGCCTGAAAAAGATGGTATCGAAACCTGTCAGGAACTTCGTAAAGTAAAAGAACTTCAAAAGACATTGATTGTTTTTCTTTCTGCAAGGAGTGAAGAATTCTCTCAGCTCGCAGGATTCCAGGCAGGAGCCAATGATTATGTGGTAAAACTGATTAAACCGAAAATTCTGATCTCTAAAGTAAATGCATTACTGCAATTAACCTCTCAGGTTTCTGATAATGCCAAATTAATCGAAATTGGTGACCTTGTTATAGATAAAGATAACTTTAGAGTTTCCAAAAGCGGACAACAGTTTCTCCTTCCTAAAAAAGAATTTGACTTACTTTATCTTCTGGCTTCCAATACTGAAAAAGTATTCAAAAGAGAAGAAATTCTTGAAAAAGTCTGGGGTAATGACGTTATTGTAGGAGAAAGAACTATTGACGTTCACATCAGAAGATTAAGAGAAAAGTTAGGAATTAATACAATTCAGACCTTAAAAGGAATTGGATATAAACTTATTGTTTAA
- a CDS encoding TonB-dependent receptor plug domain-containing protein, translating to MKINKLSIAVLFLSGSVFYAQETKQDTVAKEKKIEGVVIQGSSNKKTETAVLGEQKKAIIQKQAVSAEEISRKGISNVEQGLTKVTGITTVEGRGLFVRGLEERYNYLLINGLGSPSNNPFQKIIALKQFPTDVVGKLNIYKTFNSNLYGDFAGATFDIETLTIDKPFTKVEFSVGVNTLSTFRDNFKVAEGAEGMNGYLGLNSRDRRLPSEIRNARPNNYRFTANESLNSFKDSWNVNNVKAMPNTSIGFTTVQKIKAGETGNLGILFSLNQGTKFEYKEGDNNQFRAQGSTLIDNMNFLTRKQYNFQTESSILLGLGYKNRGTNVNLNAIYLQNTNNIIEDNFGYKDQQVQNKETGFFRTNQLDISRFLDLQLTASQKITDRHQLKGGISYVINNYSQPDRKILDGNRADNNGKMLPDGQLLMKYGGNNLIRQYLDVNSRFYGSAYAEYQLFLGEKGERKDYPIQITAGYNGFTDFRKTSYRFIFGRPATDFNPNFVADIDKPQNLFDASIRKGDLFYQEGSDISQFFNSFYQIINAGYANVNFKPNDSWDILLGARYEHDMTLIRYSEQSAKYKTNVEKVKDFILPSLSIKKAIDTKNNVRFSFSKTVTRPILIETMPIKYISPDNVNIVGNENIQNSENYNFDLKWEYFPTNKEMFAVNLFAKRIKNAIERSLVASGDATGSTITFYNAKKAEIFGVELEGILNLGRISEALNKFTLGANATFMYSNVERSEDQLKMEEPTWFQTTGEKLRKRGLQGAAPYTINADLKYEFKNRNNLSQTFSLVYNVSGSKIYATGGAGTDNYYEKPFHQLDFVYQNQLTKNWNVKFGVQNILNNKYRILLGDKNYVPLQLEENNNTLINYYRGVTFNLTVGYTF from the coding sequence ATGAAAATTAATAAACTTAGCATTGCGGTCTTATTTTTATCCGGATCTGTATTCTACGCGCAGGAAACGAAGCAGGATACAGTAGCGAAGGAGAAAAAAATTGAAGGCGTAGTAATCCAAGGAAGCAGTAACAAGAAAACTGAGACTGCGGTATTAGGAGAACAGAAGAAAGCGATTATTCAGAAACAGGCTGTAAGTGCTGAAGAGATTTCCAGAAAAGGGATCTCCAATGTAGAGCAAGGGCTTACGAAGGTAACAGGGATCACTACGGTAGAAGGAAGGGGTCTTTTCGTAAGAGGTCTTGAAGAGCGATACAACTATTTATTAATTAACGGTCTTGGTTCACCATCCAACAACCCTTTCCAGAAGATCATTGCCTTAAAGCAGTTTCCAACGGATGTTGTAGGTAAGCTGAACATCTACAAGACTTTCAACTCCAACCTTTACGGAGATTTTGCAGGAGCTACTTTTGATATTGAAACCCTTACGATTGATAAGCCTTTCACTAAGGTAGAATTCAGTGTAGGAGTAAATACTTTGAGTACTTTCAGAGATAATTTTAAAGTGGCTGAGGGTGCAGAAGGAATGAATGGATATCTTGGTTTGAACTCCAGAGACAGAAGGCTTCCAAGCGAAATCAGAAATGCAAGACCTAATAACTACAGGTTTACGGCTAATGAATCACTGAACTCTTTTAAAGATTCATGGAATGTCAATAATGTAAAAGCAATGCCTAATACAAGTATTGGGTTTACAACTGTACAGAAAATTAAAGCTGGTGAAACTGGGAATTTAGGAATTCTATTTTCATTAAATCAGGGTACAAAGTTCGAATATAAGGAAGGAGATAATAACCAATTTAGAGCACAAGGTTCTACTCTTATTGATAATATGAACTTCCTTACCCGCAAGCAATATAATTTCCAAACAGAATCTTCTATTTTGCTTGGCCTAGGTTATAAAAACAGGGGAACAAATGTTAACTTAAATGCCATTTATCTACAGAATACCAATAATATCATTGAAGATAATTTTGGGTACAAAGATCAACAGGTTCAAAATAAAGAGACTGGCTTTTTCAGAACAAATCAATTAGATATTTCCAGATTTTTAGATTTGCAACTTACTGCATCTCAGAAAATCACTGACAGACATCAACTGAAAGGAGGGATCAGCTATGTAATTAATAACTATAGCCAGCCAGATCGTAAAATTTTAGATGGAAACAGGGCTGACAATAATGGTAAAATGCTTCCTGATGGTCAGTTACTGATGAAATATGGAGGTAACAATCTTATTCGACAATACCTTGATGTTAACTCAAGGTTTTATGGATCTGCATATGCTGAATATCAATTATTTCTAGGTGAAAAAGGTGAAAGAAAAGATTATCCTATACAAATCACTGCCGGATATAACGGTTTTACCGATTTCAGAAAGACATCTTATCGATTTATCTTTGGACGTCCTGCAACTGACTTCAATCCAAATTTTGTAGCCGATATAGATAAGCCTCAAAACTTATTTGATGCCTCTATAAGAAAGGGAGACTTGTTTTACCAGGAAGGGTCAGATATCTCTCAATTCTTTAACAGCTTCTATCAAATTATTAATGCTGGTTATGCCAATGTTAATTTTAAACCAAATGATTCTTGGGACATATTATTGGGAGCAAGATATGAGCATGATATGACTCTTATCCGTTATTCTGAGCAAAGTGCTAAATATAAAACGAATGTAGAAAAAGTCAAAGATTTTATTTTACCATCACTTTCTATTAAAAAGGCAATTGATACTAAAAATAATGTGAGATTTTCATTTAGTAAAACCGTTACTAGGCCAATACTTATTGAAACGATGCCTATTAAATACATCAGCCCGGATAACGTAAATATTGTTGGTAATGAAAATATACAAAATAGTGAAAACTATAATTTTGATTTAAAATGGGAATATTTTCCTACCAACAAGGAAATGTTTGCTGTAAATCTTTTTGCCAAGCGTATTAAGAATGCTATTGAACGTTCATTAGTTGCGTCGGGAGATGCTACCGGATCCACAATTACATTCTACAATGCTAAAAAAGCAGAAATATTCGGGGTGGAACTTGAAGGTATTTTAAATCTGGGTAGAATTTCAGAAGCCTTAAATAAATTTACTTTAGGTGCTAATGCTACTTTCATGTATTCTAATGTAGAAAGGAGTGAGGACCAGCTTAAGATGGAAGAACCTACATGGTTTCAGACTACAGGAGAAAAATTACGAAAAAGAGGCTTGCAAGGAGCTGCTCCATATACGATCAATGCCGATTTAAAGTATGAATTTAAAAACCGAAATAACCTTTCACAAACATTCTCTTTAGTATATAATGTTTCCGGCAGTAAAATCTATGCCACTGGAGGAGCTGGTACAGATAACTATTATGAAAAACCTTTCCATCAGTTGGATTTTGTTTATCAGAATCAGTTGACAAAGAATTGGAATGTGAAATTCGGAGTACAAAACATTCTTAACAATAAATACAGAATCCTACTTGGTGATAAAAACTATGTTCCTCTTCAACTGGAGGAAAACAACAATACACTTATTAACTATTACAGAGGGGTAACATTTAATCTTACAGTAGGTTATACATTCTAA
- a CDS encoding amidohydrolase, which yields MQFPYQLTAKGNYSLKNVRLETGFEYENEEVIGTKTDLFSIGIENGKIKSVKANDPASEAIDAKGYLMLPAFRDMHIHLDKTLYGLPWQALSPKRKSVKDMIAYEQQIIPELLKTSLDRAEQLISLLQHYGTHFVRTHFNIDPTSGLKSLENLEQALQNKKDSFNAELVAFPQHGLYYTESASLMKEAVKLDSVAFVGGLDPQSIDGSIEKVIDFTVQLALDHHKGIDIHLHEAGESGMKTINYLIDKAIENPVLQGKTFVSHAFALAHLSPKETEEISERLAAGKVGIASSVPFKKTIMPIPTLKKHGVNVLIGNDNVQDFWSTFGSGSMLQKANLIAELYGYATEFALSRSLQFATQNILPLDEKGKQQWPKADDEAAVVLADASCSAEAVSRMSKIQALMHHGNLFWRN from the coding sequence ATGCAATTTCCCTATCAATTAACTGCGAAAGGAAACTATTCCCTTAAAAATGTACGCCTGGAAACAGGTTTTGAATATGAAAATGAAGAGGTTATCGGAACAAAAACAGATCTTTTCAGTATCGGGATTGAAAATGGGAAAATTAAATCGGTAAAGGCCAATGATCCTGCTTCCGAAGCTATTGATGCGAAAGGATATCTGATGCTCCCTGCTTTCAGGGATATGCACATCCATTTGGATAAAACGTTATATGGCCTTCCCTGGCAGGCACTTTCACCCAAAAGAAAAAGTGTGAAGGATATGATTGCTTATGAACAGCAAATTATTCCTGAACTGTTAAAAACTTCATTGGACAGAGCAGAACAGCTAATCAGTCTGTTACAGCATTACGGAACTCATTTTGTGAGAACCCATTTCAATATTGATCCTACTTCGGGATTAAAATCATTGGAAAATTTAGAACAGGCGCTTCAAAATAAAAAGGATTCATTTAATGCAGAGCTGGTTGCCTTCCCCCAGCATGGCCTGTATTACACAGAATCAGCTTCTTTAATGAAAGAAGCTGTAAAATTAGATAGTGTTGCTTTTGTTGGTGGATTAGATCCGCAAAGTATTGACGGAAGTATTGAAAAAGTAATAGACTTTACAGTACAGCTGGCACTGGATCATCATAAAGGCATTGATATTCACCTGCATGAAGCAGGAGAGTCCGGAATGAAGACCATCAATTATCTGATTGATAAAGCAATTGAAAACCCTGTGCTTCAGGGAAAAACTTTTGTAAGCCATGCCTTTGCCCTGGCTCATCTATCTCCTAAAGAAACAGAGGAAATCTCAGAAAGACTGGCTGCCGGAAAAGTAGGAATAGCTTCCTCAGTGCCATTCAAGAAGACTATTATGCCTATTCCAACGTTGAAAAAACATGGTGTAAATGTTCTGATAGGAAATGACAATGTACAGGATTTCTGGAGTACTTTCGGATCCGGAAGCATGTTGCAGAAAGCCAATCTGATTGCGGAACTATATGGATATGCTACTGAATTTGCCTTGTCAAGGTCATTACAGTTTGCTACCCAAAATATTCTTCCTCTGGACGAAAAAGGGAAACAACAATGGCCAAAAGCGGATGATGAAGCTGCTGTGGTTTTAGCAGATGCTTCATGTTCAGCAGAAGCCGTTTCCAGAATGTCTAAAATACAAGCCCTGATGCATCACGGGAATCTGTTCTGGAGAAATTAA
- a CDS encoding helix-turn-helix domain-containing protein yields MSYHTDHFPVLGIQEFSENQLKGCNLLFNELYGARSIDDPHKHDFFIINLFEHGVGSHTIDFTKYEVKDHQIHLVFPDQVHQWVIEKETIGYQLMISRDWFESFLPSLRFSASYYQNHPVINLSEEVFKVFLYEFQAIQKELIGDKVFWELIQKRSELIGLLVSKTVEGAFKDFEVYHSNPIISKFLNLIDEHFRTERSVSFYADKLNISANYLNIVCKKNLNASASSLIQDRILLEAKRLLKVSEMSVKDIVYDLGFYDHASFSKFFKMQTGMTPSQFKE; encoded by the coding sequence GTGAGTTATCATACAGATCATTTTCCCGTTTTAGGAATTCAGGAGTTTAGCGAGAACCAGCTTAAGGGCTGTAATTTACTGTTTAACGAACTCTACGGAGCACGCTCTATTGATGATCCCCATAAACACGATTTTTTTATTATCAACCTTTTTGAGCACGGAGTAGGTTCTCATACCATAGATTTTACGAAATATGAGGTGAAAGATCACCAGATACATCTTGTTTTTCCGGATCAGGTACATCAATGGGTAATTGAAAAAGAAACGATAGGCTATCAATTGATGATCAGCAGGGATTGGTTTGAAAGTTTTTTGCCATCGTTGAGGTTTTCAGCTTCCTATTATCAGAATCATCCCGTTATTAATCTGTCCGAAGAGGTGTTTAAAGTATTTTTATATGAATTTCAGGCCATTCAGAAAGAATTGATTGGTGACAAGGTTTTTTGGGAACTGATTCAGAAAAGAAGCGAGCTCATCGGGTTATTGGTAAGTAAAACGGTAGAAGGGGCATTTAAGGATTTTGAAGTGTACCATTCAAATCCTATTATCTCCAAATTTTTAAATCTGATTGATGAACATTTCAGAACGGAAAGATCTGTTTCTTTTTATGCTGATAAGCTGAATATTTCTGCCAATTATCTGAATATTGTCTGTAAAAAGAACCTCAATGCTTCTGCATCCTCTCTTATTCAGGACCGTATTTTACTGGAGGCCAAACGCCTTTTAAAAGTTTCGGAAATGTCTGTAAAAGATATTGTGTATGACCTTGGGTTCTATGACCATGCCAGTTTTTCGAAATTCTTTAAAATGCAGACGGGAATGACCCCGTCTCAGTTCAAGGAATAA